The Actinopolyspora erythraea genome has a segment encoding these proteins:
- a CDS encoding FAD-dependent oxidoreductase, with protein sequence MSHPLRVAIIGAGPAGVYASDILTKSETPVEIDLFDRMPAPYGLVRYGVAPDHPRIKGIVNALHKVLEKPEIRFFGNVEYGVDCKLGDLRQHYDAVVFSTGAADDRELDIPGIDLPHSHGASEFISFYDGHPEAPRDWNLDASGVAVLGAGNVALDIARVLAKQPDDLLSTEIPDNVHRALSASSVTDVHLFARRGPAQTKFTPLELRELDHQSEMELIVHPEGFELDEASEEAVRTNNQVKSVVKTLQDWALRDPKGDTRRRLHFHFLRRPVEVLGTDRVEGLRTEIMELDGNGSVNGTGEFETVEVQSVYRAVGYLSSALPEVPFDHRSGTIPHDGGRVLDMDGEHVPGVYTTGWIKRGPVGLIGHTKGDALETVNNLLADVTEPAGHDREATPRMLAERGIAYTTWQGWNLLDEHERALGEQRGRERMKVVERDEMVRISREGTT encoded by the coding sequence GTGAGCCATCCGCTTCGAGTAGCCATCATCGGAGCCGGCCCCGCCGGCGTGTACGCCTCGGACATCCTGACCAAATCGGAGACGCCGGTCGAGATCGACCTGTTCGACAGAATGCCCGCGCCGTACGGGCTGGTGCGGTACGGCGTGGCACCCGACCACCCCCGGATCAAGGGCATCGTCAACGCCCTGCACAAGGTGCTGGAGAAACCGGAGATCCGGTTCTTCGGGAACGTGGAGTACGGCGTGGACTGCAAGTTGGGCGACCTGCGCCAGCACTACGACGCGGTCGTGTTCTCCACCGGGGCCGCCGACGACCGCGAGTTGGACATCCCGGGAATCGACCTGCCGCACAGCCACGGTGCCTCCGAGTTCATCTCCTTCTACGACGGGCACCCGGAGGCTCCGCGCGACTGGAACCTGGACGCCAGCGGTGTGGCCGTGCTGGGCGCGGGCAACGTGGCCCTGGACATCGCGCGGGTGCTCGCGAAGCAGCCCGACGACCTGCTGAGCACGGAGATCCCGGACAACGTCCACCGCGCGCTGAGCGCCTCCTCGGTTACCGACGTGCACCTGTTCGCGCGGCGCGGTCCCGCCCAGACCAAGTTCACCCCGCTGGAACTGCGCGAGCTCGACCACCAGTCGGAGATGGAACTGATCGTGCACCCCGAGGGCTTCGAGCTCGACGAGGCCAGCGAGGAGGCCGTCAGGACCAACAACCAGGTCAAGTCCGTGGTCAAGACCCTGCAGGACTGGGCCCTGCGGGACCCGAAGGGCGACACGCGCCGCCGGCTGCACTTCCACTTCCTGCGGCGCCCGGTCGAGGTGCTGGGAACCGACCGGGTCGAGGGGCTGCGCACCGAGATCATGGAACTGGACGGCAACGGCTCGGTGAACGGCACCGGCGAGTTCGAGACCGTCGAGGTGCAGTCGGTCTACCGCGCGGTCGGCTACCTCAGCTCGGCGCTGCCGGAAGTCCCCTTCGACCACCGCTCCGGCACGATCCCACACGACGGGGGTCGGGTGCTGGACATGGACGGCGAGCACGTCCCCGGCGTGTACACGACCGGCTGGATCAAGCGCGGCCCGGTGGGCCTGATCGGGCACACCAAGGGCGACGCGCTGGAAACCGTGAACAACCTGCTGGCGGACGTGACCGAACCCGCGGGCCACGACCGCGAGGCCACCCCGCGCATGCTGGCCGAACGCGGGATCGCCTACACGACCTGGCAGGGGTGGAATCTGCTGGACGAGCACGAACGCGCGCTCGGTGAGCAGCGCGGCAGGGAACGCATGAAGGTCGTCGAACGCGACGAGATGGTGCGCATCAGCCGCGAGGGCACCACCTGA
- a CDS encoding lipase maturation factor family protein, protein MSWDWFWAPEYAPARFVVRRLLALCYAMGFLCVINQFPALLGTNGLTPAPRFLRAMSFRRAPSLFHAHYSDRFVVGCGWFGLLLSAAAFLGLTDSLPLWASMAVWFVLWVLYLSIVNIGRIWYSFGWESLLLEAGFLAVFLGPAHTEPPVLVIWLLCWLLFRVEFGAGLIKMRGDPAWRNLTALHHHHETQPMPGPLSRVFHHLPGPLHRVEVLANHFTQLVVPFGLFAPQPVATTAAVIMIVTQGWLMLSGNFAWLNLITITLAFAAMDTTLLGWVPVGALTPGSAAGTATPLWHRAAVLALTVLMVVLSYWPVRNLLGRAQVMNRSFNKLHLANTYGAFGSVTRVRFEVVLEGRGAEDEQWYEYGFRGKPGEVTRRSPQVAPYHLRLDWLMWFVAISPSYGRGWLERLVVAMLRDERRILSLLRHNPFPHAPPRHVRVRLFRYRFSTPTERRESGAWWVRTPVSELIPAVSLDEVTPDD, encoded by the coding sequence ATGAGCTGGGACTGGTTCTGGGCGCCGGAGTACGCCCCCGCGCGGTTCGTGGTGCGGCGGCTGCTCGCGCTGTGCTACGCCATGGGTTTCCTCTGCGTGATCAACCAGTTCCCCGCTCTGCTTGGCACGAACGGTCTCACCCCGGCACCGCGCTTCCTGCGGGCAATGAGCTTCCGACGCGCGCCCAGCCTGTTCCACGCGCACTACTCGGACCGGTTCGTGGTGGGCTGCGGCTGGTTCGGGCTGCTACTGAGCGCGGCCGCGTTCCTCGGGCTCACCGACTCGTTGCCGCTGTGGGCCTCGATGGCGGTCTGGTTCGTGCTGTGGGTCCTGTACCTGTCGATCGTCAACATCGGCCGGATCTGGTACTCCTTCGGCTGGGAGTCCCTGCTGCTGGAGGCCGGGTTCCTCGCCGTGTTCCTCGGCCCCGCCCACACCGAGCCCCCGGTGCTGGTGATCTGGCTGCTGTGCTGGTTGTTGTTCCGGGTCGAGTTCGGCGCCGGTCTGATCAAGATGCGGGGCGATCCCGCCTGGCGGAACCTGACCGCGCTGCACCACCACCACGAGACGCAACCGATGCCCGGCCCATTGAGCCGGGTCTTCCACCACCTCCCCGGACCGCTGCACCGGGTGGAGGTGCTGGCCAACCACTTCACCCAACTCGTCGTGCCGTTCGGGCTGTTCGCCCCCCAGCCGGTGGCGACGACCGCCGCGGTGATCATGATCGTCACGCAGGGGTGGTTGATGCTCAGCGGGAACTTCGCCTGGCTGAACCTGATCACCATCACACTGGCGTTCGCCGCGATGGACACCACACTGCTCGGTTGGGTACCGGTCGGGGCGCTCACACCGGGTTCCGCCGCCGGGACGGCCACTCCGCTGTGGCACCGGGCGGCGGTGCTGGCCCTGACCGTGCTGATGGTGGTGCTCAGCTACTGGCCGGTCCGCAACCTGCTCGGGCGCGCCCAGGTGATGAACCGCAGCTTCAACAAGCTGCACCTCGCCAACACCTACGGGGCCTTCGGCAGCGTCACGCGCGTTCGCTTCGAGGTGGTACTGGAGGGACGCGGCGCGGAGGACGAGCAGTGGTACGAGTACGGCTTCCGGGGCAAACCCGGGGAGGTGACGCGGCGTTCACCCCAGGTGGCGCCGTACCACCTGCGGCTGGACTGGCTGATGTGGTTCGTGGCGATCTCGCCGTCCTACGGCAGGGGCTGGCTGGAACGGCTGGTGGTGGCGATGCTGCGCGACGAGCGGCGGATCCTGTCGCTGCTGCGGCACAACCCGTTCCCGCACGCCCCACCGCGCCACGTCCGGGTCCGACTCTTCCGCTACCGGTTCAGCACCCCGACCGAGAGACGCGAGTCCGGCGCCTGGTGGGTGCGCACCCCGGTCTCCGAACTGATCCCGGCCGTGTCCCTGGACGAGGTGACACCGGACGACTGA
- a CDS encoding globin domain-containing protein, with the protein MLSERSAETVRATLPVVRGAISEIAARFYDRLFAERPELLRDLFNRGNQANGTQREALAGSITVFAAALVDEPGTSPERMLSRIAHKHASLGVTREQYRIVRENLFAAIAEVLGDAATEEVVRAWDEVYWLMAESLVNREEKLYAAAGAPEGDTWREYRVDGRRPETPDVVTFLVRPVDGGPVPEWRAGQYVSVRVRLPDGARQIRQYSLTGDPGDDALRITVKGVNGEPEGEVSNRLHEHVREGDVLWLSAPFGDVVLEEGSGPVLLASAGIGCTPVIAMLRHLVATGSARRVIAVHADRSPTTHAFRAEFERLVAELDDAEAHVWYESPEGPWPRERTGRPDLAALRIPPGTEAYLCGPPAFMRGAHRQLVSAGVAETDVHYEIFEPDSWFAEE; encoded by the coding sequence ATGTTGTCCGAGAGATCGGCCGAGACCGTCCGCGCCACCCTGCCGGTCGTGCGCGGTGCCATCAGCGAGATCGCCGCTCGTTTCTACGACCGGCTCTTCGCCGAGCGTCCGGAACTGCTGCGGGACCTGTTCAACCGGGGAAACCAGGCGAACGGCACGCAGCGCGAGGCGCTGGCCGGATCGATCACCGTCTTCGCCGCCGCGCTGGTCGACGAACCGGGCACCTCGCCCGAGCGGATGCTCTCACGCATCGCGCACAAGCACGCTTCGCTGGGCGTCACGCGGGAGCAGTACCGCATCGTGCGGGAGAACCTCTTCGCGGCGATCGCCGAAGTGCTGGGCGATGCCGCGACCGAGGAGGTCGTGAGGGCCTGGGACGAGGTCTACTGGCTGATGGCCGAGTCCCTGGTCAACCGTGAGGAGAAACTGTACGCGGCGGCCGGGGCTCCGGAAGGCGACACCTGGCGCGAGTACCGGGTCGACGGTCGTCGTCCCGAGACCCCGGACGTGGTGACCTTCCTGGTGCGTCCGGTGGACGGCGGGCCGGTGCCCGAATGGCGGGCCGGGCAGTACGTCTCGGTCCGGGTCCGGCTGCCGGACGGGGCACGGCAGATCCGGCAGTACAGCCTGACCGGCGACCCCGGTGATGACGCGCTCCGAATCACCGTCAAGGGGGTGAACGGCGAACCGGAGGGCGAAGTCTCGAACCGGCTGCACGAGCACGTCCGCGAAGGGGACGTGCTTTGGCTGAGCGCCCCGTTCGGCGATGTGGTCCTGGAGGAGGGGAGCGGCCCGGTGCTGCTGGCTTCCGCCGGGATCGGGTGCACCCCCGTGATCGCGATGCTGCGCCACCTCGTCGCCACCGGTTCCGCCCGCCGGGTCATCGCCGTGCACGCCGACCGGTCGCCGACCACGCACGCGTTCCGCGCCGAGTTCGAGCGGTTGGTCGCCGAGCTCGACGATGCCGAGGCGCACGTCTGGTACGAGAGCCCCGAAGGGCCTTGGCCGCGAGAGCGGACGGGGCGGCCCGACCTGGCGGCACTGCGGATCCCGCCGGGCACCGAGGCCTACCTGTGCGGTCCGCCGGCCTTCATGCGCGGGGCGCACCGGCAGCTGGTCTCCGCCGGTGTCGCAGAGACGGACGTCCACTACGAGATCTTCGAACCCGACTCCTGGTTCGCCGAGGAGTGA
- a CDS encoding RrF2 family transcriptional regulator — MRLTKSTDLALRIVMRLAVLEETTPTTREVAAAVAVPYSHAAKVVTRLQRLGLVEARRGRGGGLSLTVTGRTASVGWLLRELEGTGDVVGCEDDPPCPLRDACRLRTALRDAQEAFFASLDPIAVEDLVTAPAGPVLLSLSARPSG, encoded by the coding sequence GTGCGATTGACCAAGAGCACCGACCTCGCGTTGCGCATCGTGATGCGTCTGGCGGTGCTGGAGGAGACGACGCCGACCACTCGTGAGGTGGCCGCCGCTGTCGCCGTTCCGTACAGCCACGCGGCGAAGGTCGTCACCCGGTTGCAGCGTCTCGGCTTGGTGGAGGCGCGGCGTGGCCGAGGTGGTGGGCTGAGCCTCACCGTGACGGGCCGAACCGCCTCGGTCGGGTGGCTCCTGCGGGAGCTGGAGGGCACGGGTGACGTGGTCGGGTGCGAGGATGATCCGCCCTGTCCGCTGCGGGACGCGTGTCGGCTGCGCACCGCGTTGCGGGACGCCCAGGAAGCCTTCTTCGCCTCGTTGGACCCGATCGCCGTGGAAGACCTCGTCACGGCTCCGGCGGGGCCGGTCCTGCTGAGCCTGTCCGCGCGGCCGAGCGGTTGA
- a CDS encoding SAM-dependent methyltransferase has translation MALAAVFARLFGDDLPIEFRAYDGSRCGPSGSTTAMVVNSPLALAHLAAAPGELGLARAYVNGHIEVLGDMYTALAAFPSFRLSDIPWKLRVELAVRLAGYRFWWPVQPPPQENRANSGRRHSKRRDSESISYHYDVSNLFYEWVLGPSMTYTCAVFEHGDATLEQAQYAKHDLVARKLGLTEGMRLLDIGAGWGGMVLHAAEHYGVRAVGVTLSRSQAEWAQRVIADRGLGGLAEVRHQDYRDVPETDFDAVSSIGLTEHIGREQLPSYFRFLRDKLRPGGKLLNHCITRPDGSYPARTGKFISRYVFPDGELEPPGELMSRMHDSGLEVRHEENLREHYALTLAGWCANLDRNWDKAVAEVGHARARVWRLYMAASRLAFERDQIQLHQMLGVRSEGAISPMPLRPDW, from the coding sequence ATGGCATTGGCAGCCGTGTTCGCACGTCTGTTCGGTGACGATCTGCCGATCGAGTTCCGCGCCTACGACGGAAGTCGTTGCGGACCCTCCGGCTCTACCACCGCCATGGTGGTCAACTCTCCGTTGGCACTGGCGCACCTGGCAGCCGCTCCCGGCGAACTGGGCCTGGCGCGTGCCTACGTCAACGGCCACATCGAAGTGCTGGGCGACATGTACACCGCGCTGGCCGCGTTTCCGTCCTTCCGACTCTCCGACATCCCCTGGAAACTGCGCGTCGAGCTGGCGGTCAGGCTGGCGGGGTACCGCTTCTGGTGGCCCGTTCAGCCCCCGCCGCAGGAGAACCGTGCCAACAGCGGCAGGAGGCACTCCAAGCGCAGGGACAGCGAGAGCATCTCCTACCACTACGACGTGTCGAACCTGTTCTACGAGTGGGTGCTGGGCCCCTCGATGACCTACACCTGCGCGGTGTTCGAGCACGGTGACGCGACCCTGGAGCAGGCGCAGTACGCCAAGCACGACCTCGTGGCACGAAAGCTCGGGCTGACCGAGGGGATGCGGCTGCTGGACATCGGTGCGGGCTGGGGCGGCATGGTGCTGCACGCGGCCGAGCACTACGGCGTGCGTGCCGTCGGGGTCACGCTCTCGCGGTCCCAGGCGGAGTGGGCGCAGCGAGTTATCGCCGACCGGGGACTGGGTGGGCTGGCCGAGGTGCGTCACCAGGACTACCGGGACGTGCCGGAAACCGACTTCGACGCGGTCAGCTCGATCGGGCTCACCGAACACATCGGACGGGAGCAGCTGCCGAGCTACTTCCGCTTCCTGCGGGACAAGCTGCGTCCGGGCGGGAAGCTGCTCAACCACTGCATCACCCGTCCCGACGGTTCCTACCCGGCCAGGACGGGCAAGTTCATCAGCCGCTACGTCTTCCCGGACGGCGAGCTGGAGCCGCCGGGCGAGCTCATGTCCCGGATGCACGACAGCGGCCTGGAAGTCCGCCACGAGGAGAACCTGCGCGAGCACTACGCGCTGACGCTGGCCGGGTGGTGCGCCAACCTGGACCGCAACTGGGACAAGGCCGTGGCCGAGGTCGGGCACGCCCGTGCCCGGGTGTGGCGGCTGTACATGGCGGCCTCCCGGCTGGCCTTCGAGCGCGACCAGATCCAGTTGCACCAGATGCTGGGGGTTCGCTCGGAGGGGGCGATCAGCCCCATGCCGCTGCGCCCGGACTGGTGA
- a CDS encoding FAD-binding oxidoreductase, with amino-acid sequence MESDSPAPPGDVEHSDEVAALAARYRRIPASERVRLAKSTSNLFRFRSPVSGGLDVTGLDRVLRVDPERRVADVQGMTTFEDLVAATLPYGLMPLVVPQLKTITLGGAVAGLGIESSSFRNGLPHESVLEMEILTGDGRVVLARPDNEHAELFRGFPNSYGSLGYALRLLIELQPVRDHVRLRHVRFGSAAECAEAIERISGSGTWEDRRVDFLDGTVFGPDELYLTLGTFTSRAPYDSDYTGNRIYYRSIREREVDHLRVRDYLWRWDTDWFWCSHAFGAQHPAIRPFWPRRWLRSDVYRRLVALDQRYRLSDRLNRMRGRPSREPVIQDVEIPLGRLTEFLEFFHAEIGISPVWLCPVRLRDGAGWPLYPMDPATLYVNVGFWATVPLREGQVTGAHNRAIEAKVSELDGHKSLYSTAYYEPEEFWRRYDGATYQRLKRRYDESGRLPGLYDKCVLGS; translated from the coding sequence ATGGAGAGCGATTCGCCCGCGCCGCCCGGTGATGTCGAGCACTCCGACGAAGTCGCCGCGCTGGCCGCCCGCTACCGCCGGATCCCCGCTTCCGAACGGGTCCGGCTGGCCAAGTCCACGTCCAACCTGTTCCGCTTCCGCTCGCCGGTCAGCGGCGGGCTCGACGTCACCGGTCTCGACAGGGTGCTGCGGGTGGACCCGGAGCGGCGGGTCGCCGACGTGCAGGGGATGACCACCTTCGAGGACCTGGTGGCGGCGACGCTGCCGTACGGGCTGATGCCGCTGGTCGTGCCGCAGCTGAAGACGATCACCCTCGGTGGTGCGGTGGCGGGGCTGGGTATCGAGTCCTCCTCGTTCCGCAACGGACTGCCGCACGAGTCCGTGCTCGAAATGGAGATCCTCACCGGTGACGGCAGGGTCGTGCTGGCACGTCCCGACAACGAGCACGCCGAACTGTTCCGCGGTTTCCCGAACTCCTACGGGTCGCTGGGATACGCGCTGCGGCTGCTGATCGAGCTCCAACCGGTGCGGGACCACGTGCGGCTGCGGCACGTGCGGTTCGGGTCCGCGGCGGAGTGCGCCGAGGCGATCGAACGGATCAGCGGCTCCGGAACCTGGGAGGACCGGCGGGTGGACTTCCTGGACGGAACCGTGTTCGGTCCGGACGAGCTGTACCTGACGTTGGGGACCTTCACCTCGCGGGCCCCGTACGACAGCGACTACACCGGCAACAGGATCTACTACCGGTCCATCCGTGAGCGGGAGGTGGACCACCTGCGGGTGCGCGACTACCTGTGGCGTTGGGACACCGACTGGTTCTGGTGCTCCCACGCGTTCGGCGCGCAGCACCCGGCGATCCGTCCGTTCTGGCCCCGCCGGTGGTTGCGCTCGGACGTCTACCGCAGGTTGGTGGCGCTGGACCAGCGGTACCGCCTCTCCGACCGTCTCAACCGGATGCGCGGGCGCCCGAGCCGTGAGCCGGTGATCCAGGACGTGGAGATCCCGCTCGGCAGGCTGACCGAGTTCCTGGAGTTCTTCCACGCCGAGATCGGCATCAGCCCCGTCTGGCTCTGCCCGGTGCGACTGCGCGACGGGGCGGGCTGGCCGCTCTACCCCATGGACCCGGCGACGCTGTACGTCAACGTCGGTTTCTGGGCCACGGTGCCGTTGCGGGAGGGGCAGGTCACCGGCGCGCACAACCGCGCCATCGAGGCGAAGGTCAGCGAGCTCGACGGGCACAAGTCCCTGTACTCGACCGCCTACTACGAACCGGAGGAGTTCTGGCGCCGTTACGACGGTGCCACCTACCAGCGGCTGAAGCGGCGCTACGACGAGTCGGGCCGGCTCCCCGGCCTCTACGACAAGTGCGTGCTGGGCAGCTGA